A segment of the Chitinivorax sp. PXF-14 genome:
TCAGCCATGTCAGCGAGGCGGGCGCGGTGCTGCACACGGCCGCCTTCAGCCAGCCGACCTCGGCCACGCTGCTGACCGCGCCGGCCTTCGGTGCCGGCAGCCTGCTGGTGACCGAGCGCGGCAAGGGTACGATCAACCGCTTCGACAGCGGCTGGAGCCTGGCGCCACGCTAGCGCGTGGCCTGGCGATCGCCGCTCAAGCGGCCTTGCGGCTCAGCGGGATGTCCGCGAAATCCGCGCTCTTGTCGAGGGCTGCGAGCGTCGCCGCGAGCGGCGCCGGCGGCGGGATCAGCTTGCGCTCGCGCATGTCGAGCCAGGCGCCGGCGACCTCGTGGCGGGCCGCGAGGCGGCCATCCTGCTTGTAGATGTGCTGGCGGAAACGGAAGCGCGAGTTGTCGGCGGAGGCGCCGGCAATCTCGACCTCGATGGTCAGGCGCTCGCCGAGCTTCGCTTCCTTGAAGTATTCAGTCTCTTCCTTGAAGATTACCGGGCCGAACACCAGTTCGGCGAATTTCTCGGGCGTGAAGCCATTCTCGGCCAGCCACTCGATGCGGGCATGGGTGCAGAAATCCGCATAGGCGCTGTGGCGCACATGATGGTTCATGTCGACGTCGGACCAGCGTACTTCGATGATCTTGCTGAACTTGGCCATGCTGGCTTCCTTTTTTAAAACGAACGGTCGTGCTATTGTTGTCCGTATGATCATGCTTTGCAAGCGGGGCGTCAAACATGGGCAAGGGTGAACAAACCAGGGCGCTGATCCTGCTGGAGGCGCTGGGGCTGGCGAGCCAGGTCGGCATCGAGGGCCTGACCATCGGCGTGCTCGCCGAGCGCCTGAAGCTGTCGAAGAGCGGCCTGTTCGCCCGCTTCGGCTCGCGCGAGGAGCTGCAGCTCGCCGTGGTGCAGGCCGCCCAGGACGAGTTCACCGCGCTGGCCGTGAAACCGGCGCTGGCGGCGCCGCGCGGCCTGGCCCGGTTGCGCGCGCTGTTTGGGCTGTGGCTCGGCCGCCTCGATGTCGAGGGCCGGCCGGGCGGCTGCCCGCTGCTCGGTGCCGCCGCCGAATTCGACGACCAGCCCGGCCCGGTGCGCGATCAGCTGGCGCGCGGGCAGCGCGCCCTGCGCGACATCCTCAGCGGCGCGGTGACACGTGCGGTCGAGACGGGCGAGCTGCGCGCCGACACCGATGCGGCGCAACTGGCCTTCGAGCTGTTCGGGCTCATTCTCGCCACCCACCACGACCTGCGCCTGCTCGGCGATGCCGGCGCCCCCGGCCGGGCCCTGCGCGGCATGGAGCGTATGCTGGCCCTACACCAGCCATCGTCATCGGCTGCCAACGGGTAGGCGCAATCCGTTGTCTGTCGCTGCGTAGCGCACGGGCGGCGGCGACGTTTGCTAACATGGGGCATCACCTGTACCGAGGAGTCCTCATGGAAGAGCTGCAAACCGTGCGCGATCGCGATCAGTCGCTGAAGAACATCGTCACCCTGGTCTACGCCCTGCAGGCGCTGGCCTACTTTACCGGTGGGCTCGCCGCGCTGGCCGCGGTGATCGTCGCCTACGTCAAGCGCGACGACGTGCGCGGCACGCTCTTCGAGAGCCATGTCGAGTGGCAGATCGGCACCTTCTGGATCGGCCTGGGCCTCGCCGTGCTGGGTGGCCTCACCTTCTGGTTCGGTCTCGGCTTCATCATCTGGGGCGTGGCCGGCATCTGGGTGCTCTATCGCATCATCAAGGGCTGGCTCGCGCTCAACGACGGCAAGGCGGTCGGCTGATGCGGGCCTTGATCCAGCGTGTTGCCGAGGCGGCGGTCAGGATCGATGGCGTCGTCGTCGGCGAGATTGCCGCCGGCCTGCTGGTGCTGGTCGGTGTCGAGGAGGCGGATACGGCTGGCGACATTGACTGGCTCGCCAGAAAGCTCGCCAACCTGCGCATCTTCGCTGACGAGGCGGGGGTCATGAACCGCTCGGTGCTCGATGTCGGCGGCGAGGTACTGGCGGTGAGCCAGTTCACGCTGCACGCGAGCTGCCGCAAGGGCAACCGGCCGAGCTACAGCCGGGCCGCCAGGGGCGAGCTGTCGCAACCGATGTACGAGGCCTTTTGCGAGGCGGTGGCCGGCCTGATCGGCAAGCCGGTCGCGCGTGGGGTGTTCGGTGCCGACATGAAGGTCAGCCTCGTCAACGATGGCCCGGTGACGATCTGGCTCGACTCCAAGGCGCCGGAGTAATCGCATCAGCCACCGTGCGGACGCTCACGACACCGGGTGCAGGCCGTTTGGCGCCCGGCGTCAGCCGAACCACGCACCGATCGCCTGCTTCCAGCTGCGTGCCCGCAGCGGCGCCTCGCGTAGCAGTCGCATGGCCCACCGCCGGGCCTCGGGACGCTGCCGCTGGCTGCGGTAGTAGTAGCAATGGTCATCGAGCACCAGCACCATGCGCTCCTTGATTTCCCGCCGATAGGGGGCGTACTGCGGGTCGGCGCGCAGCCGGTGCAGCATGGTGTCCTCGCCAGCGAAAGGGGGGGCTGTGGTGTGCGTCAGGCTGCCCGAGCGGATGCGGTAGATGCCGGTGTCGGCCGGTGCGAAGTAGAGGTCTGCGCGCAGCGCGCAACGCAGCCACAGCAGGTAATCTTCGGCGCGCTGCTGGCTTTCGTCGAACATACCGGCTTCGATCAGCAGGTCTTTGCGGATCAGGCAGGTCATGATGCCGATCAGGCATGACTTCAGAAAGTGCGTGACCGGCCGTTTCAGGCAGCTGACCCTGCCGGCCTCGTAGTCCTTGCCGATCAGCGCGTACAGGTAGGGCGAGCGCTCGGCCAGCGGCCGGCGCTGAACCGGATGCACGTTGTCGAGCGGCGTCATGTGGAAGTGCGAGGCGATCCAGCGGGCTTCCGGGTGCTGGCGGACGGCATTCCAGCCCGTAGCCAGTGCATTGGGCAGCCACAGGTCATCCGAATCCAGAAACCCGATCCACTGGCCGCGTGCGGCTTCGATGCCCGTATTGCGCGCACTGGCCACGCCCTTGCCGCGGCTGTTGGTGATGACCCGCAGATGCGCCGGATCGCGCGTCGCCAGCTCGGCCAGTATGTGTTGGGTGGCGGTGTCGTTGCTGTGGTCGTCGACCACGATGATCTCGATCGGCGGCAGCGCCGAGTCGGTGCATTCCTGCGCCAGGATCGATTGCACGGCCTCTTGCAGCAGTTGCCCCGTGTTGTAGACGGGGATGATGATGGAGATCATTGGGGACCTGGCACCATAGGGGTTGGGGAAGCCGCGCACTTGCGGCGGGCATGTCGCGTCTATATAACGCGATGCCATGCCACCAAGATGACACAAACCCCGACGTTTATCCGCGCGGGGTCAGATCATCCAGGCGCCCAAGGCCTGTTTCCAGGTGCGCGCCCGCAGTGGCGCTTCTCGCAGCAGTTTCAGTGCCCAGTGTCTGGCCTCGGAACGGTGTTTTGCGTTGCGATAGTAGTAACAATGATCATCGAGCACCAATACCAGCCGCTCGCGCAGTTGCCGGTTCCACGGCGTGTAGCGAGGGTCGGCGAGCAGCTTGCGCAACATGCTGTCCTCGCAGGCCAGGGGCGGTGCGCTGGTGCGCGTCAGGCTGCCCTTGCGCATGCGGTAGATGCCGGTGTCGGCCGGCGCGTAGTACAGGTCGGAGAGCAGGGCGCAGCGCAGCCACATCATGTAGTCCGACGCGCGCTTCTGGTTTTCGTCGAACAGACCTGCGTCGATAAGCAGTTCCTTGCGGATCAGGCAGGTCATGATGCCGATCAGGCAGGACTTGAGAAAGTGGCTGACCGGCTGCTTCAGGCAGGTGGCGCGGCCCGCCTCGTAGTCGGAGCCGAGCAGCGAATACAGGTAGGGCGAGCGCTCGGCCAGCGGCTTGTTCTCCGGCGGCGCGTCGGAGCCGAGCATGGTGAGCAGGAAATGGGCGGCCACCCAGCGCGCCTGGGGATGCTCGCGCACGACCTGCCACAGGCTGGCCATGGCGTTGGGCAGCCACAGGTCATCCGAATCGAGAAAGCCTATCCATTGTCCGCGCGCCGCCTCGATTGCCGTGTTGCGCGCACCGGCGACCCCCTTGCTGCGTTGATTGCGCAGCACGCGCAACACGCCGGGGTAGCGCGCTTCCAGCGAGGCGAGGATGGACTGGGTGTTGGCATCGCCGCTCGCGTCGTCAACGACGATGACCTCGACCACCGGTAGCGGCAGCTCGGTCGGCGCCTGCGTCACGATGGACTCGATGGCTTCCAGTAACAGCGGGCCGGTGTTGTAGACCGGGATGACGATCGACACGTCCGGTGAGGACAACGAAAACCGCATTGCTCGGCTCCGGCTCGCGGATGGTTGTATGACAGGTGCACATCTTAGCGCGCCGTTGCCGATTAGTGAACGTTATCTGATTCCGCATTCATACCGCGATGTGGCCTCTGGCTTGGCTTGGCCAGACCCGGCCGGGGTACGGGCAACCGTGTCAGGCGTGGCCCGGATGGCCGCAGGCGGCGCATTGCGGATCGCGTTTGAGTCGCATTTCGCGCCATTTCATCTCCAGCCCGTCGAGTAGCAGCAGCCGCCCCGTCAGCGTGCTGCCGGCCGGGATCAGCAGCTTCAGCGCCTCGGCCGCCTGCATGCTGCCGACAATGCCGACGAGCGGGGCAAACACGCCGAACAGCGCGCACGGGCCATCGTTGGCCTCGCCGGTATCGGGAAACAGGCAGTGGTAGCAGGGGCTGTCGTCGCGGCGTAGGTCGAACACGCTGATCTGGCCGTCGAAGCGCACCGCGGCACCCGATACCAGCGGCTTGCGGTGCCTGACGCAGGCGGCGTTCACCGCATGGCGGGTGTCGAAGTTGTCGCAGCAGTCGAGCACGACATCGGCGCTCGCGATCAGTGCATCGAGCCGCGCACCGGACACGCGCTCGGTGACGGCCTCGACCGCGCAGTCGGGGTTGATTTCATGGATGCGGCGCTTGATCGACTCGGCCTTGTTCTCGCCGATGCTGGCCATCGAGTGTGCGATCTGGCGCTGCAGATTGGTCTTGTCGACCTCGTCGTGGTCGCAGATGGTGATCCGCCCCACGCCGGCCGAGCCGAGATACAGGCCGGCCGGCGAGCCCAGCCCGCCGGCACCGATGATCAGCGCGTGGGCATCGAGCAGGGCCTGCTGCCCCTCGACGCCAATCTCGTCGAGCAGGATGTGGCGGCTGTAGCGCAAGAGCTGGTCATCATTCATGCGGGCAGTGTAGCAAGCCGGGCTGCGCCGCAACAATCGGGAGAAATGACTACGCTGAATTGCCTGCCACTTGAAAACAAAATACAAAATAATATAATGTGATTACTGAAAGTAATTGGCGACCCTCGCCAGCCGCATGAAGGACGGACCGAATGACCCCCATACTCAAGAAGCCCGCGCTGTGCCTTGCCCTGGTTTTGGGCGTGCAGCCCCTGTCTGCCG
Coding sequences within it:
- a CDS encoding acyl-CoA thioesterase; this encodes MAKFSKIIEVRWSDVDMNHHVRHSAYADFCTHARIEWLAENGFTPEKFAELVFGPVIFKEETEYFKEAKLGERLTIEVEIAGASADNSRFRFRQHIYKQDGRLAARHEVAGAWLDMRERKLIPPPAPLAATLAALDKSADFADIPLSRKAA
- a CDS encoding TetR/AcrR family transcriptional regulator, which produces MGKGEQTRALILLEALGLASQVGIEGLTIGVLAERLKLSKSGLFARFGSREELQLAVVQAAQDEFTALAVKPALAAPRGLARLRALFGLWLGRLDVEGRPGGCPLLGAAAEFDDQPGPVRDQLARGQRALRDILSGAVTRAVETGELRADTDAAQLAFELFGLILATHHDLRLLGDAGAPGRALRGMERMLALHQPSSSAANG
- a CDS encoding DUF4870 family protein: MEELQTVRDRDQSLKNIVTLVYALQALAYFTGGLAALAAVIVAYVKRDDVRGTLFESHVEWQIGTFWIGLGLAVLGGLTFWFGLGFIIWGVAGIWVLYRIIKGWLALNDGKAVG
- the dtd gene encoding D-aminoacyl-tRNA deacylase, producing the protein MRALIQRVAEAAVRIDGVVVGEIAAGLLVLVGVEEADTAGDIDWLARKLANLRIFADEAGVMNRSVLDVGGEVLAVSQFTLHASCRKGNRPSYSRAARGELSQPMYEAFCEAVAGLIGKPVARGVFGADMKVSLVNDGPVTIWLDSKAPE
- a CDS encoding glycosyltransferase family 2 protein; protein product: MISIIIPVYNTGQLLQEAVQSILAQECTDSALPPIEIIVVDDHSNDTATQHILAELATRDPAHLRVITNSRGKGVASARNTGIEAARGQWIGFLDSDDLWLPNALATGWNAVRQHPEARWIASHFHMTPLDNVHPVQRRPLAERSPYLYALIGKDYEAGRVSCLKRPVTHFLKSCLIGIMTCLIRKDLLIEAGMFDESQQRAEDYLLWLRCALRADLYFAPADTGIYRIRSGSLTHTTAPPFAGEDTMLHRLRADPQYAPYRREIKERMVLVLDDHCYYYRSQRQRPEARRWAMRLLREAPLRARSWKQAIGAWFG
- a CDS encoding glycosyltransferase family 2 protein, coding for MRFSLSSPDVSIVIPVYNTGPLLLEAIESIVTQAPTELPLPVVEVIVVDDASGDANTQSILASLEARYPGVLRVLRNQRSKGVAGARNTAIEAARGQWIGFLDSDDLWLPNAMASLWQVVREHPQARWVAAHFLLTMLGSDAPPENKPLAERSPYLYSLLGSDYEAGRATCLKQPVSHFLKSCLIGIMTCLIRKELLIDAGLFDENQKRASDYMMWLRCALLSDLYYAPADTGIYRMRKGSLTRTSAPPLACEDSMLRKLLADPRYTPWNRQLRERLVLVLDDHCYYYRNAKHRSEARHWALKLLREAPLRARTWKQALGAWMI
- a CDS encoding ThiF family adenylyltransferase; this translates as MNDDQLLRYSRHILLDEIGVEGQQALLDAHALIIGAGGLGSPAGLYLGSAGVGRITICDHDEVDKTNLQRQIAHSMASIGENKAESIKRRIHEINPDCAVEAVTERVSGARLDALIASADVVLDCCDNFDTRHAVNAACVRHRKPLVSGAAVRFDGQISVFDLRRDDSPCYHCLFPDTGEANDGPCALFGVFAPLVGIVGSMQAAEALKLLIPAGSTLTGRLLLLDGLEMKWREMRLKRDPQCAACGHPGHA